Within the Eucalyptus grandis isolate ANBG69807.140 chromosome 1, ASM1654582v1, whole genome shotgun sequence genome, the region AACCGTTGTTGGCTGCATTGCGCCGTGCCGTTGTGACAGGGTCCCCTGTGTGAAGAAAGGAGGCATGAGGTTCACGATCAATGGCCATTCATACTTCAACCTGGTGCTGGTCACCAATGTGGCTGGTGCAGGGGATGTCCGATCGGTGTCCATCAAGGGTTCAAGGACTGGGTGGATGCCAATGTCAAGGAACTGGGGCCAGAATTGGCAGAGCAATTCGTACCTGAACGGCCAGAGCCTCTCCTTCACGGTCACCGCCAGCAACGGCCGGACCCTCACGACCTACAACGTTGTCCCGGCAGGTTGGCAGTTCGGACAGACTTTCGAAGGCGACCAGTTTTAGGTGAATGAAAATGATCTATCCGAGGAGGGCGTAGATCGATGTATAACACATAAACATGTATCCCTAGTTCATATATGAGACGAGGCTTATAAATGTACAATCCTGGAATCTACCtcaaaaaggaaatggaaaaacCAGTCATTAAAAGTATTATCGCTTGTGTGTTCCTTTTTTATGTACTTACAAAACTGAATGCTTAGAAAGTTGCCTTGATCAGGCATGTGCAGAAATACGAAATACATAAATTCCGGTCGGTGTTTGTTTCGCTGCTGAAGGTGGATTCTTGGAAAAAGCTACAGAACAAGAGGGAACGAAATTCTCTCCAGGAGTGCAGATGCTTGATTTGTTTCGTGTGTGAAAACATGTTTGCCATTTAAGATGAGCCAGCAGTGTTATCTTCCACTTTAGCATCACGTATGTTAGAATTAAGCCATGGATGTGAACCTGCCCTGCACAACTAACATTCTCTACCGTCTTCTATCAACTCAAAATGGGCACTGAGCTGAACAATAACATTTCTCTGCAACATCTCTACAGCCTTCGGTTTTGAGTGACGTGGATGACAACTCGATGGCTGCAAACCAGAAGTTTCAATGTTACAAGGTCATCTGTGTTCGAACTAGCTAAACAAGTAAACAGGTCACCCTGTCTCCCTAACCCGGCAAATCAAACAAGACACCATCATTGGGGAGACTTCGAGGAAAACCCACCATCAGCTCGTCGAGAGGGTGACAGATAACAGAGAGGTCCAAGATAAGCTCTGTGTAGCGCGAATCTTCCGATAACACCTTCCAAGTTTGCTCCCTTTCTTGCTTTAAGCATCTTTGCAAAACCACTCCAGACTCGTTTCATTGCCTTTTCCCCTTTATTGGTACTTCTTATGACCAGCCATCACTGAAAGCTGATGGCACCTAAAGTAAACTGATCATCTAAGAGGAGATATAACAAAAGAAGAGTCTTTAAGTGGAATACGATAAAAGGACGACAAGGATGGAAGGACGACACAGCACGTGGTTGCAGTGGTGAAAAAACTGCATTGTGACAATAAATTAGACAACTTCAGATACGTGTATCTACAATTTGGGAATCTCCACTTGTTCAAGGGGCATATTAGCCCCGTTCCAAAATTAGGAAGACGCAATTCCCCATCAAAATTGGAACAATAATACATGCTCAAGACCACCCATTAAACAACTTTGAACTGCAATGTTTCCCCACACGCGAACACTACTGCATCTCTACTAAAATCGCCGATCCCACCTAACTAAAGTCAGCACCGGAAACGATACAGACGCACATtcgcattttcaataatttaacaAGGAGTACTTCACCCTCAAAACAATCTTTCCCTTCTCCACACCTAGCTTTCCGCCAGTAACTATCCAATGACCGGGGGGTTCTTGTGGTCCCTTGCTCATTTCTGACATATCGACAAACTTCACCAACTTGTTGCCACCAGAAGGGTTTTCGCTTGAACTCGAATGGGAGGCATCAGAGTTGGCACTGCTTCCATTGTTACAAGCTTTCCTCGACATGTCTTGCGGTGAATGGTCCCATAGTGATCTTCGAATTGTGCAATTGGGCAGCCGAGAATACAAAAGCTTCATGTATAGAACATTTCTTGACCCAAAATCCCACACTCCAAGTTGAGCTCCGGTGACAATGTAGATACCAGAAAGATCGCCATTGAAGCTCTCTGTATTTTCAATTGGTGCTGTACTAACATGTGAAAAGTTCTTCCATTTGACTGGCTCGAACCATCGACTATCTTGTTCCTCTGGCCCCTGCCACTTGGGAGCACCAATTGCGAAATGGGCATCCCAGTATGGCTGAAGGATCTTCGGAAGAGATGCAAAATGTTGAAGCTGTATGCATAGCCTATTCTGCTTGCTTCCTTCCAGATATAACCGCAGGCCTGTGACAGGTTTCCTTCCTACTGACACCTGCATGTTTGTTGAGTGAATCTCAGCTGAACTTCATTTACAAGCTTAGTGTTAGTCCAAAAAATGAAAGGGCAACGCAATATCAGTATGATTACACACCATAAAGAATATCCTAAATTTCACCATTAAATCAATATCAAGCTTGATTGGCCCACCAGAACAAgacaataaattatttaaagcAAGCCAAGGCAAGTGATGCACTGCATTGcttcatcaatgtatatcaGGGGACAACTGAAAATTTCACCACGATGTcatttgattcaatttttttaattaattatggctCTCGATATCATACAACAACTGCCCACAATAACTCTTATTCTCATGAAAAGGACCTCCTAACTCTATATTCTGAGCACAGAGAGAGTTGTTCATATACTTGATTGATAGAATGCGACAAATTAGTCTTTATTAGAAATTACCCCGTGCCTAATACCCATGTAATTGCATGGAGTGTTGACCGTTAAGAAAACCAAGAGGGTTTACTGATTGATAATTACACAATGTAATTGTAGTTGTAAATTCAATCAGCCCTTAGATGGTACAGGCTGTCGAAGATTTATTAGATACAGTGAAGAGAGAAGGTTCAGCAGCTTGATCATTTCGTTTGTGACTACCAAGTCCAAATACTGCAACCAAGAGTATCAAGGCTCAAGTGCAAGCATCCATGCATGACTCTGTCTGAATGGTGATGTGTTTTGCTCCAAACACTATGGATATTACTCTCTATGCAGATATAGGAAATATAGCATCCCTGCCAATACCTGCTCTTGGCTGACATAAAGTTTCTGCCCCATTATACTAAATTGCAAAGATGGACAAACAGGTTCTTTTCTCTGGGGGCCCAGAATTTTGTCCTGGACAGGAGCCCATATCCGTGGAATCTGGAACTCTAAAAAATACCTCAGCTCTTCAATCTGTGGCTTGTCTGCAGAAGTGAAAAGAGAGTTCATGTGTGCTCAAAGAAGAAACTAgtgaacaagaaagaagaattttCAATCATCTCCTAAGCAATCAATCTCCTCACATTCAAGATAGAGATTAATAGCTCGAGTCAAATGCTCCTTTCCAGTTATTCCATCAATGAGAGCTGTAATTGGATAAAAGGTCATCTCGATGATATCAGGAGAAGACTGCACTGTTTTTGCCCACTGGAAatgattttgttctaaatcaTCTCCACCCCTCCTCCGGAATATCACTGTAACATCCTTCAATAGTATTATAAGAAAAAACTCTTCAGTTCATGGCATGACAATAACAAAATAGCACCCGTGTAGTCACCCATATggaattaatattataatttcaaaCAGTTATGACGGAAAAAAGGCAACTCATTCTCCAAGTGGTTGTCACATTTATAAACAAAGGCACTGTACTTTAAATTTGCAATTATCTGTCACTGTATAAAATACCATCACCAATACAAATTGGAGGATTTAACAAGTTGCATGTTTCttagacctgaagaagaaaaaaggttgGACGGTTCAACATTGAGTGGCCCATGAATATTGCCTAATTCAACTGGAAAAGAGGAAGGGCCAAGGGTTCTAATTTTCAAACATGCTAAAAGCGTTCTCTTCCTGGAATGCCAACTTCTGGAACTAAAAACTATTAGTTGGTTGTCGTACATTATGATATTGGCCAACACAGTATGTGAATCAATGACAAAAAGTGGAaagtattaattaatttatttagtgATAGATAAGATTTCATTAATAAGGTACCAGGGGGGTACCATCCCTGTGCAGAGCAGCTTCAGATAAAAGCCACCCATATACAAAATTATGCACAAAAGACTGTTTCTAACATTTCCAAATAACTAGATGTATAATAGTAAACTTTCCTGCTATACTGAAATTGAAGAGTGCACAAACAATCACCCCCAAAAATCCTCTTATGTACTATGTAGAAAGTTAATCTCCAACACCATTTTTCCGTTGTTTTTCTTCCAACAGTCGGTCCTCGTAGCTCTCGTTTCTTGCTAGTGTATACACACCATAACTAtgattaatatatttataactcAAGAGGTAATTATCACCCACATCACTTtcagggcgcgcatgacaaaatttctgttccaaaaattaatttttatcagaaattgatttcttaatttctattcccggataagtttctgagcaaagaaatataacgactcaaaatttctatttccggaacaaaaatccgtttgataacagaataaaatttctatttctaggaatataaattgattagataacaacataggaaatcttcaaatacaaaataatagtcaaaataatactaaaacaacataggaaatcttcaaatacaaaataatagtcaaaataatactaatacattacaaaagttgaaaatacaatttcatggaatttcctattACATGTGCTTACGTTTCCTATTACgtaatattttatttcgaaaaataaatgtggcaaaaaaaaaaaaaaatcaattgaaattcaattgtagtGAATATGTCATTATGTTTTTGCCGAAATTGATTTCAtattaatcaaataagtctaATGATAGCCATGATTATAATAGTTTAATCTcctaaaaaaaatcctaactccaagtctaattccaatttctttccaaattttgttaaaaaaaatcctcaccatgTTCAAAAACcgtcaccaattttttttcaaaattatcaacactaggattatttaaaaatttattatcaaaatctgTATTTTCATCAACATTGTTACAAGAACAACAGATTCCTTATTAGATCTCTTTTTACCCGTGTCTTGATAAGTGAGGAcactatataaaagaaaatcggatGAAACCCTAataatttgacccatttttaccGCCTCAATatgaagtttatgattaaaaaaaatagttagccAAATAGAGACGTTGTCTAGCGTACTACGGAAGAGTAGGTGAAGAAAGACTCATTAGATATGAATAT harbors:
- the LOC104432358 gene encoding MACPF domain-containing protein CAD1; this translates as MGDNPVALHTAANAVQALGRGFDVNFDTRLLYCKGAAGSRVVQVDEEHALELRLCDGLAVRGVSRDVGVSHPQSGRQQSGIYTYDEMVEYFNGKVNLLGSPPLGSFNAAFSFTGSKHIDAAATKTLSTDGFYIPLAKVEISKSPLVLQENVKQAVPSSWDPHSLASFIENFGTHVITSVTIGGKDVIYVKQHQSSPLTTTEIKCYVQEIGNQRFSDAESHSSSGQMKIKDKGAEPHLFNSQGVYPQPTGAPFLSGKEDVTVIFRRRGGDDLEQNHFQWAKTVQSSPDIIEMTFYPITALIDGITGKEHLTRAINLYLEYKPQIEELRYFLEFQIPRIWAPVQDKILGPQRKEPVCPSLQFSIMGQKLYVSQEQVSVGRKPVTGLRLYLEGSKQNRLCIQLQHFASLPKILQPYWDAHFAIGAPKWQGPEEQDSRWFEPVKWKNFSHVSTAPIENTESFNGDLSGIYIVTGAQLGVWDFGSRNVLYMKLLYSRLPNCTIRRSLWDHSPQDMSRKACNNGSSANSDASHSSSSENPSGGNKLVKFVDMSEMSKGPQEPPGHWIVTGGKLGVEKGKIVLRVKYSLLNY